A stretch of DNA from Treponema pectinovorum:
CATGCAGAACCAGTTCAAATACGGACTGGTTCATTTTTTTAGTTCAAAATATAGGAAGTAATATGAAAATAGCCAATATAGTTTCTGCAATAATAGGAATGCTTTATTCTTTGACTGCATTTCTAATGACCTTTACATTTAAAGAATTTACAAATGTCCCTGTTGGCCCAGAATTTTTCCCAAGAATTTTGGCAGTGGCGCTTTTTGTATGTTGTTTTATATTATTAGTTTCGACTCTGTTAAAAAAAGATGACGGACAAAAAGCCCCTACGATAAGCCCTTTAAATAAAGACATGCAAAAATGTCTTCTTGCTCTCTTAGTTATCATAGTTTATGCAATTTTATGGGAAATTGTAGGTTTTATAATTGCAACTCCTCTTGCACTTTTTGTGATGATGTTGATATTAGGGCAGAGAAAGTATCTTTTTATGGCAGGGATTTCTGTTGCTGCGACCACTGTAATCTTTTTAGCGTTCAAATTCCTCTTGCAGATAGAAATGCCTATGGGATTCTTAGAAGATTTGTTCTAAGCATATCAAAAGTTACTTTTACAAAATTTTAATTGGAGATTTTATACATGGATTTTTCTTTGATTGCATCTAGTTTTGGACAGGTTTTTTCTTTAACTACTTTGCTTTATACATTTTTAGGTGCAGTGGGCGGAATTTTGATAGGCTCTATTCCAGGCTTAACAGCAACTATGGGAATTGCACTGTTAGTTCCGTTTACTTATGGATTGGATTTCGTTTCTGGGGTTGCAATGCTCTTGGGAATTTTCTGCGGCGGTATGTATGGTGGTTCAATATCTGCCATATTGATACATACTCCTGGAACTCCTGCGGCAGCAGCAACGGTTTTGGAAGGCTACCCAATGGGGCAACGAGGCGAAGCAGGAAGAGCGCTCACAATTTCGCTTTTTTCATCGTTTGTCGGTGGAATAATTGGTGCTTTGATAATGACCTTCCTTTCGCCATATATTTCCAACATGGCACTCAAATTTGGACCTGCAGAGTTCTTTGCACTGGCAATTTTTGGCTTGAGCGTAATTGTTTCTATCTCTGGTAAATCTATAATTAAGGGATTGATAAGCGCCTGCTTTGGACTTTTAATTGGTTGTGTTGGAATAGACAAAACCTGCGGATACATAAGATTTTTTACCTTCCCAGGCTTTTATGACGGAATTCCTTTTATTCCTGCATTGATTGGACTTTTTGCGGTGAGCGAAGTTCTTGCAAATTTTGAACATTTGCTTGAAGGAACAGTTCCAGAAAAAGTTCAAAGGACATATAAAACAGGAAATGCGATTGGAAATTATTTAAAATCTGTTGTAAAAAATGTTATTCCAAGCCTTGCGGATTTTAAAGTCATCTGGCCTCACATGATAAAAGGTGGATTGATAGGAACATTCATCGGTGCAATACCAGGAGCTGGTGGCGATATAGCAGCCTTTGTTTCTTATAGCGAAGCAAAACGAACTTCTAAACATCCAGAAAAATTTGGGCACGGCGCACCAGAAGGAGTTGCAGCAGCAGAATCTGCAAACAACGGTTGTTCAGGTGGAGCGATGATTCCTCTTCTTGCGTTGGGAGTTCCGGGAGATTCTAATACTGCGGTTTTGATGGGCGCATTCATAATGCACGGTTTCCAGCCAGGACCTATGATGTATGTGGAACATTTGAACATAGTTTATGCAGTTTTTGGAGCACTTCTTGCGGCAAATCTTGCATTCTTGGTAGTTGGAATGTTGGGTGTAAACCTGTTTTCAAAAGTTATAAATATTCAACGGTACATCTTAATTCCTTGTATTTTGGTTCTTTCTTTGGTGGGTTCTTATGCAATAAACCAAAGCATGTTCGATGTATTTTTTGCAATAGTCATGGGCGTTGTAGGCTATCTATTGCAGAAGTACGGATTCAGCCTTTCACCAATCTTGCTTTCCCTTATTTTAGGACCAATGTCAGAATCAAATCTCAGACGCTATATGCAGATAGTAGACGGTAATTTCTTCAAGATTTTCTCAAGACCAATCTGTCTCTTGTTCTTTACACTTGCGATTCTTTCGCTCATAACTGCTGTATTGAACCAGCGCAAGATTGAAAGGAATGAAAGGCAGGAACTTGAATCTAATAACAAAGTTTGATATACTTTGCGAGTTATCTTGAGAAATCAAGATAATGATGCCGGGATGGTGGAATAGGTAGACACAAGGGACTTAAAATCCCTCGGCAATTCAAACGGCCGTGCCGGTTCGATTCCGGTTTCCGGCAGCATCAAAGACAGGTTTCCATTTGGGAGCCTGTTTTTTTTATTTTAAATGAGCTAAGGGCGACTTTTTGCTTCACCTCGCTCCGCAAAAAACACGCTTTGCGGGGTTCGCTAACGCTCATCCTCCTCGTCGCTTTGCTCCTGCGGTGGACGCTTACGCGCCCCTCCAATCGTTGTCGCACGGGACGTGCGATCTACAATTTTTCTGCATAGATTTTTATTAAATGTGTTAAAAAGTTTTCGGCAACAAAAAATATATAACTTTTTTCTTTACAAAAACATTTTTTCAGGTTTAAGATAATTTTAATGCCAGAAGACTTATTTAAATTGGCTTAAAATCTATCATAGATTTTTTAATTTAAAAATAAATATAAAGAGGTTTTAATTAAATGAAAAAACGTTTTTCAATGCGCAACAAATTGTTGCTTGTTTTTGGGCTATTAATAGCATTTGCTACAACTACAGAAGGATTTCTTGCTATACGAACAGCAAGAAAGGCGGTAATAGAAAAAATCGAAACACACCTTATAGACAAGGCAACCGACACTGCAGAAATTATAGATGGTAGGATTGACGCTTTTTGGAAAGTTTTGGAAGGCATCGCTCGAACTCCAACTATGCGCGATGCAAAAGTGTCAAATTTTGAAAAAGCTAGATTTCTCGAAAAAGAAGCAAGCATAAATTCTCAAATTCTCGATTTGTATTTTACAGATACGCAAGGGGCTATATATCTTTCAGACGGCACAACTTCAGATACTTCAAAAGACCCGTATTTTAAAGCGAGCATTGCTGGCAAAAATTTTTTGAGCGAACCTTACGTAGGAAGCATAAGCAAAAAATTCGTCATGGATGTTTCTGTTCCAGTTCGTGATGAATCAAGTAAAATAATAGGAGTTGTAATTGCAACTGTTGATGGTTTAATCCTGTCAGAGCAGATAAAAGATATTGTAGTAGGGCAAACAGGCTATTGTTATGTTCTTGGCTTGACTGGCAATATTGTTGGTCATAAAAACTCCGAATTGGTAAAAAATAAGTGGAACTCAGTGGAAGAATCAAAAAAGGATTCAAGTTTTTTGGATAATGCAAAATTTGAAAAGCACGCAATGGCTACAGACGAAAGTTCTGTTTGGTATTATCATTATTATCAAGTGGACAAGATTGCTTCTTATGCGACGTTGAAATCTACAGATTGGACTCTTATTATTGCTGCCCCCGTAGAAGAATTTATGGGAACTGTTAATGTATTAACTCGAAGCATGTGGGTAACAGGAATTGCAATTCTATTGATAGCACTTGTTATAGTCTTTTTTATTGCCAGAAAAATTCTAAAACCGATAAGTATAGTTGTTGCCGCACTAAAAGATATTGCTCATGGTGAAGGAGATTTAACAGTCAGTTTGCCAGTTACTGGTAACGATGAAATAGCAGATTTATCAACTTATTTTAACGAAATGATAGAAAAGCTTAGAAATTCAGTTAAGCAGGTTGGCGCAAGTTCAATTGATATGCAGGATATTGGCAATGAGCTTGCAAGCAATATGACAGAAACTGCGAGCGCAGTACACGAAATAAGTTCAAATATTGAAGGCATAAAAAAACAGGCAGATATACAGGCAAACAGTGTAAAAGATACCGCTTCTACAATGGAAGAAATCATCCGCACTATTACTCAACTAAACAACAGCATAGAAAATCAAGCAGCTAGCGTTGCACAATCTTCTTCGGCAGTCGAGCAAATGGTTGCAAATATCGCTTCTATAACACAAACCCTTGATAAAACAAATGACTTAATAAAAACATTGGCAGCATCCACCGCAGACGGAAATAAAAGCATCACAGGTGCTACGGTAGTAACTCAAAAAATTGCAGAAGAATCTGGCAGTTTAATTGAAGCAAGCAATGTTATTCAGCATATTGCAAGTCAGACTAATCTTTTGGCAATGAATGCTGCAATAGAAGCCGCCCATGCAGGTGAAGCTGGCAAAGGATTTGCAGTTGTAGCAGATGAAATTAGAAAACTTGCAGAAGAATCGAGCGCGCAGGGTAGAACAATTACAGAAACTCTTAAAACCCTTTCAGGCGAAATTGAAGAACTTTCGAATTCTTCACAAACGGCAGGAGAAAAATTCAATGCCATCTTTAGCCTTTCCGAGCAGGTAAAAGATATGAGTAATAAGCTTATGGGAGCAATGCGCGAACAAGAAAACGGTAGCAAAGAAGTTCTTGAAGCGATAAAAACAATCAACACTGTAACAATGGAAGTAAAAACTGGTTCTGCAGAAATGTTGCGTGGTGGAGAAGGAGTTGCAGAAGAAATGCGCAAACTTGATGATTTAACTTCTGTAATAGTTGGCAGTATGGACGAAATGGCAACAGGAGCCGTTCAAATTAGCAATGCAGTGCAAGATGTAAACGAAATTACTCAAAAAAATAAAGAAAGTATAGGAAATCTTGCGCGAGAGGTGCAAAGGTTCAAGGTATAAATTGATTATATATAATATTTACAATTGGAAAAAAATTTTGTAAAGAAATCGAACTTCTCTAATTAATTTTTATCTACATTTATAAATCCAACAGAGTTTTTCTTTGTTGGATTTTTTGCAAAAAGTTTAAACGCAGGTTAAAATAAAAAAGCCTAAACTTTGAGGTTTATTTCTAATAAAACTTTAATCGTTTTTTATTTGGAATTCGATTTTTATAATTTTTTTAATTTAGGCGGCTTTTTGCTTCGCAAAAACCGTGCTTTTCGGAGTTGCGCTATCGCTCCATTGGCTACGCCAACGCCTTTGGCGCTCCTACAATCACTGCCGCTTTTTAATCGAAATTCATTTTATATAAAACTTATAAGGAGAATATCATGGTAATTCAACGCAGCGAATTAAAGTCCCTTGCAAAAGCACAAATAAAAGGCAATATTGCAACTTTTTTTGGAATAATTGTTATTTATTCTGTTATTTTTGCAGTTGCAGCCTTTATTCCAGTTGCACCAGTAGTATTGCAAGGTCCAATCTATCTTGGTGCTGCCTTATTTATGATGGAAGTTGTTAGAACAAAAAAAGGTCAATTTAACACTGCTTTTTTAGGTTTTAAACAATTTGGAACTTCTTTTGTCGCAAGCCTGCTCATGGATATTTTTACTTTTTTATGGACGCTTCTATTCATAATTCCGGGATTTGTAGCCTGCCTAAAATATTCTATGACTTATTACATAATTGCAGACAATCCTAAACTTTCTGCAATGGAAGCGATTAAAAAATCCAAGATGATGATGCAAGGCCATAAAACTGAACTGTTTGTGCTTCTGTTAAGCTTTTTCTGGTGGTATGTTCTTTGCTTTATAACCTTTGGTATTGCAGGAATTTATGTTGCGCCGTATGTAAATGCAACTGTCGTAAATTTTTACGAAAAATTAAAAGTGGAAGAAAATACTGTGATTTT
This window harbors:
- a CDS encoding tripartite tricarboxylate transporter TctB family protein, whose amino-acid sequence is MKIANIVSAIIGMLYSLTAFLMTFTFKEFTNVPVGPEFFPRILAVALFVCCFILLVSTLLKKDDGQKAPTISPLNKDMQKCLLALLVIIVYAILWEIVGFIIATPLALFVMMLILGQRKYLFMAGISVAATTVIFLAFKFLLQIEMPMGFLEDLF
- a CDS encoding DUF975 family protein, encoding MVIQRSELKSLAKAQIKGNIATFFGIIVIYSVIFAVAAFIPVAPVVLQGPIYLGAALFMMEVVRTKKGQFNTAFLGFKQFGTSFVASLLMDIFTFLWTLLFIIPGFVACLKYSMTYYIIADNPKLSAMEAIKKSKMMMQGHKTELFVLLLSFFWWYVLCFITFGIAGIYVAPYVNATVVNFYEKLKVEENTVILN
- a CDS encoding methyl-accepting chemotaxis protein, whose protein sequence is MKKRFSMRNKLLLVFGLLIAFATTTEGFLAIRTARKAVIEKIETHLIDKATDTAEIIDGRIDAFWKVLEGIARTPTMRDAKVSNFEKARFLEKEASINSQILDLYFTDTQGAIYLSDGTTSDTSKDPYFKASIAGKNFLSEPYVGSISKKFVMDVSVPVRDESSKIIGVVIATVDGLILSEQIKDIVVGQTGYCYVLGLTGNIVGHKNSELVKNKWNSVEESKKDSSFLDNAKFEKHAMATDESSVWYYHYYQVDKIASYATLKSTDWTLIIAAPVEEFMGTVNVLTRSMWVTGIAILLIALVIVFFIARKILKPISIVVAALKDIAHGEGDLTVSLPVTGNDEIADLSTYFNEMIEKLRNSVKQVGASSIDMQDIGNELASNMTETASAVHEISSNIEGIKKQADIQANSVKDTASTMEEIIRTITQLNNSIENQAASVAQSSSAVEQMVANIASITQTLDKTNDLIKTLAASTADGNKSITGATVVTQKIAEESGSLIEASNVIQHIASQTNLLAMNAAIEAAHAGEAGKGFAVVADEIRKLAEESSAQGRTITETLKTLSGEIEELSNSSQTAGEKFNAIFSLSEQVKDMSNKLMGAMREQENGSKEVLEAIKTINTVTMEVKTGSAEMLRGGEGVAEEMRKLDDLTSVIVGSMDEMATGAVQISNAVQDVNEITQKNKESIGNLAREVQRFKV
- a CDS encoding tripartite tricarboxylate transporter permease, whose protein sequence is MDFSLIASSFGQVFSLTTLLYTFLGAVGGILIGSIPGLTATMGIALLVPFTYGLDFVSGVAMLLGIFCGGMYGGSISAILIHTPGTPAAAATVLEGYPMGQRGEAGRALTISLFSSFVGGIIGALIMTFLSPYISNMALKFGPAEFFALAIFGLSVIVSISGKSIIKGLISACFGLLIGCVGIDKTCGYIRFFTFPGFYDGIPFIPALIGLFAVSEVLANFEHLLEGTVPEKVQRTYKTGNAIGNYLKSVVKNVIPSLADFKVIWPHMIKGGLIGTFIGAIPGAGGDIAAFVSYSEAKRTSKHPEKFGHGAPEGVAAAESANNGCSGGAMIPLLALGVPGDSNTAVLMGAFIMHGFQPGPMMYVEHLNIVYAVFGALLAANLAFLVVGMLGVNLFSKVINIQRYILIPCILVLSLVGSYAINQSMFDVFFAIVMGVVGYLLQKYGFSLSPILLSLILGPMSESNLRRYMQIVDGNFFKIFSRPICLLFFTLAILSLITAVLNQRKIERNERQELESNNKV